The genomic stretch GTTGTAGCCTTCGAGAGGGAAGTTCATGTCCCAGCCGTAGTTGGGAGACCAGTGCCAATAAAGCGCGTCCTGGCCACCTTGGGTGTACCAATCCCATTCCATCTCCCTCCATAATTGGTCGATTTTTTGGGCAATGGCTTTTTCCTTTTCCGAGCCGTTTTTATAATATTCCCTTACCGCTAGCAGTCCTTGCATCAAAAAGGCAGACTCCACCAAATCTCCGCCATCGTCCTTCTTGCTGAATGCTTTGACTTTGCCTGTTTCGCCATGTAGCCAGTGGGGCCATACGCCATGAAAGCGATCCGCCTGCTCTAGGAAATCGACCATTTTTTCAAATCGGGCAGCTCCTTCTTCACGCGTGATCCACCCACGGTCGATGCCTGCCAGTAAACCATATATACCAAAGCCCGTTCCCCCGGTAGTGACTACATTTTGGTCGTTTTGAGGGTAGTCGCCATCCAAGTGTATCCTTTCCCTGGCCATGCCTGAATGAGGCTCTGCCCCCTCCCAAAAATACCTGAAGGTATAATACTGTACCATATTGATCAGCTGTTCATCGGTCAAGTCTTTGGTCAGGACTTTAGTGCTGCCAATTTCATTGTTCTCACCAGTTGGGTCAATAGTAGTTATACGGTAGTTTAGTTCTAGGTTATTGCCCAGGTCATTGACAAAATCCATGTACATGGTGTCTTTTACCGTGGCCCTTTTGCTAAAATCATTATTTGCAGAGCTTACCCAGACTTCATATTCATTTACCCCTTCTTGAGAAGGCCAGGTAAGTTCCACATGGCGAGGGTATCCAGTTGCTTTGACAGGACTTTTAGTAGTCGTTTTCTCCTGCGTACATCCCCAAAAGGCCAAGATGGCCAATAGGAGAGGTATAGGGTTTTTGAAGAGAATATTCATGATGATTTGCAGTTATTTGTGTTTTGAAAATAGCCAGGGCAATAAATCCGGCTCGGCAAAAGTCGGATCCCAGGCATTGTGATTGGCTTCAGGGTAAAAGCTGTACTTTACGTCAGCCCCTTCTTCTTTGAGTATCTTGTAAACACGCTGAGAGAGGACTGGGGGGACGATATCATCCTTGCCCCCATGCGTGATCCACAAGGAAGTGTGGTGTGCATATTTTTTGGCAAGCGAAAGATTGCCGCCGCCACAAATGGCGATGGCAGCAGCATACTTCTTTGGCCATCGTCCCAGCGTCTCGAACGTGCCAAATCCACCCATGGACAGTCCCATGACGTAAAGGCGTTTTTTATCTATCCGTTCTTTTTTGATCAGCTTTTTGGTCAGTTCGTTGACCAGATCAAGCTGTTCAGAGGGGTTCTCCACAGATTGGCTAAAATCGGGGTTACCTTTGCCAAAAAGTTCCTTGCGGATGCTGATGTCAATCCAGTATTTGTCCTCTGGACACTGCGGAAAAACTATAATTGCCGGAAATTGCGCTCTGTTTTCAGGAGACAGGAAGAGATCAGCACCATGGGAGAGCTGCTTTTCATTGTCACTTCCCCGTTCACCGGCACCATGGAGAAAAAGCACCATGGGGTACTTTTTGCCGTTTCCGTAGTTTTCAGGATAAAGAATACGGTAAAGGAGAGAGTCCCCTTTATGGTTGACAAATACCCGCTTTTCAAATGGGGATTTATCCTGCGCCATCAGCTTGTGCGTACCAATGAAAAGCATTGGCAGGAGAAGCAGGATGAGATAGTTTTTGTGATTTTTCATTTTCGGTTTTCACCCCCTAGCCCAATACATGCTTGCGGTGAGTTTAAAGGTTTTTAGAGAAATTTTACAATTTTCCAATTCTTACAATTTCAAAATTCCATTAATACGTCTGTTGGAATCGGTGGTCGAGCTTGGGATGACGGATGGGCTTTAATGGGATTTGGGTCCCGTCAGTGTTTTCCAGCCAGTCCCAGACTTCGTTTCTAAGTTGCTTACTCAAATCCCTGTATTCGGGATCTCTGATCAGGTTGTTCATCTCGTAAGGGTCTTTTTGGATGTCGTAGAGTTCGTTTATATCCCAGACACCTTGGTTAAAGATGTACTTGTACTGATCTGTCCTCACGGCAAATACCGTAGGTGTGGAAGGGTAGGCCATTTCCCAATAATATTCATAAAACACTTTCTCGCGCCAGTCCACCTCCTTTTGCTCCAGAAGTGGAACGAAGGATTTTCCTTGCATCTGCTCGGGAGCGCCGCTCATTCCGGCCACTTCCAGTAAAGTGGGAGCGATGTCAATGTTCATGACCATTTTGTCAATGGTGATTCCCGGCTTTACCATCTCGGGGTATTTCACCAACAAGGGCACTTTCATGGATTCCTCATAAGCATGTCGTTTATCGATCAGGCCATGCTCTCCAAAGGAAAAACCATTGTCACCCATATAAACCACAATGGTGTTTTTCTCCAGTCCTTCTTCTTCGAGCCAGTCCATCACCCGGCCGATACTTTCGTCCAAGGCCATGAGGGTTTCCAGGTAGCTTTTATAGAAAACATTAAAGGGGAGTTGGCCATGGTACATGTAATCTACTCCATGCCAGCTGTAACGTTGTTTCCTTACCCAGTCCGGAATGTCTTTGTAGTTTACCTTGGTTTCTGGTGCGCGAATGATATCTCCGTAAAATTCACTGCTGTCCGTAGCCGTCAGGTACATGGAAGGAGGTGTTATAATAGGCAAAGTATCGTACATACCTTCGTGCCTTTTGGCAGGTTGGAATTCGGAGTGAACGGCCTTGTGGGATAGATAAAGCATAAAAGGCTCTTCATCCCCAAGGCTGTTTAGCCAATTCAGTGCCTCATTGGTCAGCAGATCAGACGTATAGCTGCCTTCTGGTTGTGGCACACGTTCGCCGTTGATGTTGAAAACGGGATTATAATAGGTGCCCTGACCGCGAAAGCTTACCCATTGGTCAAAACCTGGCTGTGGCATATCATCGGTGTTTCCCATGTGCCACTTACCAAAAAAGCCTGTTTTATAGCCCATCTCCTGTAAATACTGCGGGAAAAAGGTCAAATCATCCGGTAACGGAGCCTGATTGTCCACGATCGTGTGGGTATGGGCGTACTGTCCGGTAAGGATAGATGCCCGGCTTGGAGAACAAAGGGAAGTACTCACAAACGCGTTGTTCATGTGGGCTCCTTCAGCGGCTATTCGGTCCATGTTGGGGGTTTTTAGCCCAGGCACTGCCCCGGTAAACCCCATGAAATCATATCGGTGATCATCCGAAAGGATAAAGACAATATTGGGTTTTTCTGACTGGCCAAATGCCTGAATGCAGGACAGCAAGACAGAAGCCAATAAAAATAAACTTCGTTTAAGCATAATTAATGAGGTTATAGGTCTTCTTGAGCTAAAATGAGGAATGATTCAGCTTATCACTAATCGATTGTACAGTCCTTCAATTCTGTCATTTAACGATCCATTAATCTTCCAATCTTACAATTTTAAGTTCACTAAACTTTTCAATCTTCCCAATTGACCTTTTGTGTACTTACTTCACTGGAATTGGTGCCAATCATAATTTCAAATTCCCCGGGCTCGAATACAAAGTCCAAGCTGTGGTTATAGAATTTGAGATCTTCTTGGCTCAGTTCGAATGAGACTTCTTTGGTCTCTCCCGCTTTAAGAAATATCTTCTGGAAACCTTTGAGCTCCTTAACAGGTCGGGTCATGCTGCCCACCAGGTCCCTTACATACAGCTGCACCACTTCTTTGCCGTCGTATTTTCCGGTATTGCTCAGGGAAATGCTGGCTGTGAGGGTTTGGTCGCCATTTAGCTGATCTGTGCTTAGTTTTAAGTTTCCATATTCAAATTCCGTATAGCTCAGTCCATAGCCAAATGGAAATAGTGGCTCATTGGATACATCCAGGTAGTTGGAGCGGAATTTTTGGAACCATTGGCCTTCTGGTAGTGGACGTCCGGTGTTTTTGTGGTTATAATAAATAGGGATTTGTCCCGTATTTTGAGGAAAGGTCATGGTCAGTTTGCCCGAAGGGTTTACTTTCCCGAACAACACATCGGCGATGGCATCTCCCGCTTCACTGCCACCAAACCACACATTAAGGATGGAAGGGATGTTATCCGCCTCCCAGTTGATGGCCAACGGACGACCGGTAAACAGCACCATCACGATGGGTTTCCCTGTTTTGGCCAATGCCTTCAACAGGCGACGTTGGTTGGCTGGCAATTCGATGGTGCTTCGGCTGGATGATTCGCCGCTCATTTCTGCGGATTCACCCATGGCCGCAACGATGACATCAGCTCCTTTTGCCGCTTCTACTGCTTCCTTGATCAATTCCTCCTCAGACCTGTTGTCCCGGTATGTAGGTTTGCCAAAAACGCTCACCCTGGACTCCAATAGGGAATCGGCCACGACGTTGGCACCACGGGCCTCGATGATTTTTACTTTGTTTCCGACCGCATTTTGGATGCCCTGCTTGAGGGAAATGGATTCTTTGAACCTACCGGCCACACTCCATGTTCCGGTCATATTTTCGGCATTGTCTGCCATTGGCCCGATAAGGGCTATTGTTCCCGTTTTTTCCAAGGGCAATACCCGTCCCTCGTTTTTCATCAGAACAAAAGATTGGGCAGCTATTTCCCGGGAAATCTGCCTGTTTTCAGTATTGAATATTTCTGTTTCGGACCTTTCGATGTCACAATAGCGATAAGGATCTTCAAATAGCCCGAGTTTAAACTTGGCCACCAAAATTCTCCGGCAAGCTTCGTTAATTTGTGCTTCGGTAATAGAGCCTTCTTCAAGGGAAGATTTTAAGGTGGTCAGGAAGCCTTCACCCACCATGTCCATGTCCACACCTGCCTTTAGTGCTTTGGCGGAAACCGTCTTGAGGTCTCCGATTCCATGTGCGGTCATTTCATTGATGGCGGTATAATCGGTCACCACGAAGCCATCAAATCCCCATTCATCACGTAGCAAATCAGTCATCAGCCATTTGTTGGCACTGGCCGGGATGCCTTCCACTTCATTGAAAGCCGTCATCACCGTGCCCACACCTGCATCTACAGCGGCTTTGTAGGGAGGGAAGTACTCATTGTACATACGCTGACGACTCATGTCTACGGTATTATAATCCCTGCCTGCTTCCGGTGCTCCGTAGAGTGCAAAGTGTTTGACACAGGCCATGAGCGTGTTATTCAAACTCAGGTCATTACCTTGGTAGCCTTTTACCATGGCTTTGGCTATCTGTGCACCAAGGTAAGGGTCTTCGCCACTTCCTTCAGATACACGGCCCCAGCGAGGCTCGCGCGAAATGTCTGTCATTGGGGAAAAGGTCCAGTTGATCCCATCGGCACTGGCTTCTTTGGCGGCGAGCTGAGCGGATTTTTTGATCAGGTCCATGTCCCATGTGCATGATAGGCCAAGGGGAATGGGGAAAATGGTTTCGTAGCCATGGATCACGTCCATGCCAAATAGAAGCGGGATGCCCAAGCGGCTTTCTTCCACGGCTACCTGCTGCACGTCCCGGATCTTTTGGACGGTTTTGATGTTGAAAAGACCGCCCACTTTTCCAGCTTTTATCTTCTCGGCAATATTGGAACTTGAGGCTTGGCCAGTAGTGAAATCACCAGCGGCAGGTAAGTTCAGCTGACCGATTTTTTCTTCCAAAGTCATCAGTGCCAGAACAGAATCTGCCTTTTGGATATAAGGATCTTGGGCATTTGGTTCAGGGGTTTTGCCCGAGGGTTTAAAGGCCATTATGAAGCATCCAATGGCCAGTATGATGAGGATATATTTTTTCATAGTGGTGTTTTTTTGTATTCTTCTCAATTCACTAATTGTTGGTCGTTTTGTTTAATTGCTATTCATATAACAGTTTGGTCAATAACTGAACCCCAGCCGATCCAAACCGCCCTTTACCTGTTGGTCTTCCATAAATAAATCCCAAAGCAATCCCGTTCGGTGATTTTCGATCATTAGGATGATTGGGCCTTGGTCGATGGCCAGGTAAGTATCTGCGTACCAGTTTTCAGTAATGTTAAAAGCATCATAAAACCCATATTGTCCCCATGTTTTATCCCCCAGTTTATAGTAGAAAAACCGAAGGGCATTCATGGATGCATCAGGGGTGTAGGGGAAAGAGGATAGGGCAGCCGTAGGTGTGATGACGCCCAGGTCATTGGTGGGAGAATGGGCACTGTAGCCGTTGTGGCTGTCGCTGGCAGTGAGTCCCCATACTTCGTCTGAATAGCCTATGAAGCCTTTTGGATTTTGAAGGCAATAAGCTTGGTTAATCAGGCTATGCGCTTGGTTTTGTTCCCAATAGTTGGCGAATTGATCGGAAAGGTTTCTCGGATCCAATCCCAAGAAAGAATAGTGCGCAAAGAACAAAGGCCCACCATATTCATTGCCCAAAGGAAGTTGTTGTTGGAAATAGCTGTTGCCATTTTGGATCTCGCCATTCCTTGCCCATCCAGCTTCGTAGACATCTTTATCGATGGGGTAAGTGGGAGAAGCAGCGGCCAGGACATAAACAATGAGGCTTTCATTGTATCCTCGGATGGGAAGGTTCATTTCCCAGTTATAATTTGGGGACCAATGCCAATAAAGGACATGGCTCCCATCTCTGGTGTACCAGTCCCATTCGACGGATTCCCAAAGTTGGGTGATTTTATTGATCAGCTCATTTTCGGTCGGGTTTTGATGGTTCAGAAAGGACCTCACGGTCAATAGTCCCTGGATCATAAAGGCTGTTTCTACCAAGTCCCCACCGTTGTCTTTAGTGCTGAAAGGAATGGTCTTGCCGGTCTCGCCATTTAGCCAGTGTGGCCAGGCACCATGAAAGCGGTCGGCAGCTGCCAGAAAGTCTACGATCTTGGCCCATCTGGCAAGGGCCTCTTGTCGGGTAATAAAGCCCCTCTCCACTCCAACAATCAAGGCCATCACGCCAAATCCCGAACCGCCAGTGGTCACCGTATTGCCGGAAGTGTTCCGCTCCCTGGCCAGGCCGCTGGTAGGGTGTGCAAAGTCCCAAAAATATCGAAATGTCTGCTCTTGGACCTTAGTGAGCAAGGCTTCGTCGGATAGCATAGGAAATTTGGGCGTTTCATCAATTTCGGTATAAAATTCATTCCTCGTTCCACCAAAACGTTCCCCATTGATCCCTTGTAATTTGTCCGAAATCCTAAAGGCATAGGATGTCAGATGGGAGAGGGGAGCGGTAGTACTGACCGTGACGGTTTGGTCATTGTCGCTCCATTCATATTGCAAGGGGGGTGCGGCAGGGCCAGTCAAGGTAACCGCTTCTTGCAAAGTAGTTCTGTTCACGGGATGGTTAAAGGACAAAACCACCTGGAAATTTACTGGCACTTGTTGGATCTTGCCAGTTCTGGTGGTGTCGCTTGACGAAAGGATGGCTTTGCTTAGCTCCAAGTTTCCCCTTAAGGTTTCGAACCTAAAGTCTGCGCCTGAAAAGGTAGTGCCATTGGTAGCAGTAAGGGCATTGCTGATTTCAAGATGGTAGGCAGTACTTGTTTCAAGTGTTCCGACCATGGTGATGGTAAGTGTTTTATTGCCGGAAAGTAGATTGGTTGAAAAATTCACTGGTGTATTGTCTTGGCTAAGCGAAATGGCCGAAGCAATGGATGCCTCGCTGACAGGGTGGGAAAAAGATAGGCTTATGGATCGGTCAATAGCGACATTTTCAGTAATGTCATCAGGGTCAAGGGAGGTGTCTCCAATATAGGCACCGGTAAGTTCCATTGACATCACCGTCTCGTCATCCTTTTTACAGGAAACCATGCATAGAAAAAATAAGAGAATAAGGAATGATCTCATCATTTTGGGCATTATTGGGAAATGGGAAATAATTTTGATGGCTTTGGTATGACTATTTACGTTGTCAAAAGCCATTTATAGTGGGGTTAGTTTGTGTGAAAATCAACGGAGAATGAAGGAGAGTTTCACTGTGGAAACCCTCCTGTATATAAAATATTACGGCTGTTCGTTGTCCAAAATCGTCTGTACTTCAGTCTGCGACAGGGCTTTATTGAAGATACGCAGTTCATCAATATAGCTGTTGTCAGACAAGTGTCCCCATCCTGAGAAGCGCGGTGCTCCGGAACCTATGGACATGATGTCACATCCTTCCCAAGAAATACCAGGGAAGGTGCCTTGGCTTACAGGTTCACCGTTAATGTAGACAGCACATTCCGTAGCAGCAATGGAGATCGCTATATGTACCCATTCTCCGTTACCGGGATTAATGTCGGCAGCAGTACCTCCATCAAACCAGTTTTCACCGTTTCCATTGCCCACATTCAGCTTGATACGCTGGTTGGTTCCTGCTGCTTCCCTGAAGAGCCTGAAGCCGGCAGTGCGGTTGTTTTGTGAATCTGGGTTTGCCTCGTCTGGTGGTCCCATGACCAAGATACCTGCACGGTCGGGATCCGCGTCCACCTTGTACCATAGAGATGCACTGAATTCATCATTGGTCAAATCTGTCGTAGGAAAGGTCAAATAGGAGTCAGTCGCACCCGCATAAGCATTGGCACCTGAGGCACTCTCACCTGCAAAGCCAGGATCTCCCACTGCAGTGGCTTCACTTACACTGACCAATTCCAAATATTGGTCATCAAATGGCATATAGAAAATCTCGCCTTCATACAGCGGTACATAATTTTCAGGTTTTACAAACTCCACCGTGCTGCTGGTGGTTTTTCCTGAAATGTCATTGGCTGTAACGGTCAGGGTGTGGGTGCCATTGGTGATGTTGTCATAGGGGAGCTTTACAGCGGTTTTTCTGTAATCCTTAAAATCCGAATAGCTTCCGATGCCTTCGCCGTCCAGGGTCACGATGATGTCCTGGATTTCAATATCATCCACTACGTTAAAATCGATATTGATGGACATCACCTCATCGGGTACCCATGTCAAAGGTTCCTCTTTGGGAAAATTGATAGTTACTTCAGGAGGTGTCTTATCCACTCCCGCAGGAGC from Echinicola soli encodes the following:
- the bglX gene encoding beta-glucosidase BglX, with protein sequence MKKYILIILAIGCFIMAFKPSGKTPEPNAQDPYIQKADSVLALMTLEEKIGQLNLPAAGDFTTGQASSSNIAEKIKAGKVGGLFNIKTVQKIRDVQQVAVEESRLGIPLLFGMDVIHGYETIFPIPLGLSCTWDMDLIKKSAQLAAKEASADGINWTFSPMTDISREPRWGRVSEGSGEDPYLGAQIAKAMVKGYQGNDLSLNNTLMACVKHFALYGAPEAGRDYNTVDMSRQRMYNEYFPPYKAAVDAGVGTVMTAFNEVEGIPASANKWLMTDLLRDEWGFDGFVVTDYTAINEMTAHGIGDLKTVSAKALKAGVDMDMVGEGFLTTLKSSLEEGSITEAQINEACRRILVAKFKLGLFEDPYRYCDIERSETEIFNTENRQISREIAAQSFVLMKNEGRVLPLEKTGTIALIGPMADNAENMTGTWSVAGRFKESISLKQGIQNAVGNKVKIIEARGANVVADSLLESRVSVFGKPTYRDNRSEEELIKEAVEAAKGADVIVAAMGESAEMSGESSSRSTIELPANQRRLLKALAKTGKPIVMVLFTGRPLAINWEADNIPSILNVWFGGSEAGDAIADVLFGKVNPSGKLTMTFPQNTGQIPIYYNHKNTGRPLPEGQWFQKFRSNYLDVSNEPLFPFGYGLSYTEFEYGNLKLSTDQLNGDQTLTASISLSNTGKYDGKEVVQLYVRDLVGSMTRPVKELKGFQKIFLKAGETKEVSFELSQEDLKFYNHSLDFVFEPGEFEIMIGTNSSEVSTQKVNWED
- a CDS encoding glucoamylase family protein produces the protein MMRSFLILLFFLCMVSCKKDDETVMSMELTGAYIGDTSLDPDDITENVAIDRSISLSFSHPVSEASIASAISLSQDNTPVNFSTNLLSGNKTLTITMVGTLETSTAYHLEISNALTATNGTTFSGADFRFETLRGNLELSKAILSSSDTTRTGKIQQVPVNFQVVLSFNHPVNRTTLQEAVTLTGPAAPPLQYEWSDNDQTVTVSTTAPLSHLTSYAFRISDKLQGINGERFGGTRNEFYTEIDETPKFPMLSDEALLTKVQEQTFRYFWDFAHPTSGLARERNTSGNTVTTGGSGFGVMALIVGVERGFITRQEALARWAKIVDFLAAADRFHGAWPHWLNGETGKTIPFSTKDNGGDLVETAFMIQGLLTVRSFLNHQNPTENELINKITQLWESVEWDWYTRDGSHVLYWHWSPNYNWEMNLPIRGYNESLIVYVLAAASPTYPIDKDVYEAGWARNGEIQNGNSYFQQQLPLGNEYGGPLFFAHYSFLGLDPRNLSDQFANYWEQNQAHSLINQAYCLQNPKGFIGYSDEVWGLTASDSHNGYSAHSPTNDLGVITPTAALSSFPYTPDASMNALRFFYYKLGDKTWGQYGFYDAFNITENWYADTYLAIDQGPIILMIENHRTGLLWDLFMEDQQVKGGLDRLGFSY
- a CDS encoding glucoamylase family protein, whose amino-acid sequence is MNILFKNPIPLLLAILAFWGCTQEKTTTKSPVKATGYPRHVELTWPSQEGVNEYEVWVSSANNDFSKRATVKDTMYMDFVNDLGNNLELNYRITTIDPTGENNEIGSTKVLTKDLTDEQLINMVQYYTFRYFWEGAEPHSGMARERIHLDGDYPQNDQNVVTTGGTGFGIYGLLAGIDRGWITREEGAARFEKMVDFLEQADRFHGVWPHWLHGETGKVKAFSKKDDGGDLVESAFLMQGLLAVREYYKNGSEKEKAIAQKIDQLWREMEWDWYTQGGQDALYWHWSPNYGWDMNFPLEGYNECLITYILAAASPTHTVPASVYHKGWARSGDINTDVEAYGHKLKLKHNGAEKMGGPLFWAHYSYHGLNPKGLEDRYANYWQENKNHTLINRAWCIENKDGFKGYGEDLWGLTASYSVNGYAGHRPGHDLGVITPTAALSSMPYTPQESLKVLKNLYFNYGEKVFGRYGFYDALSPEAGYYPKRYLAIDQGPIVAMIENHRSGLGWELFMGAPEIQEGLKKLDFTSNP
- a CDS encoding LamG domain-containing protein produces the protein MKLTSKLFIVGLLATCIACKDGYIDDIQPAPAGVDKTPPEVTINFPKEEPLTWVPDEVMSINIDFNVVDDIEIQDIIVTLDGEGIGSYSDFKDYRKTAVKLPYDNITNGTHTLTVTANDISGKTTSSTVEFVKPENYVPLYEGEIFYMPFDDQYLELVSVSEATAVGDPGFAGESASGANAYAGATDSYLTFPTTDLTNDEFSASLWYKVDADPDRAGILVMGPPDEANPDSQNNRTAGFRLFREAAGTNQRIKLNVGNGNGENWFDGGTAADINPGNGEWVHIAISIAATECAVYINGEPVSQGTFPGISWEGCDIMSIGSGAPRFSGWGHLSDNSYIDELRIFNKALSQTEVQTILDNEQP
- a CDS encoding carboxylesterase family protein, which encodes MKNHKNYLILLLLPMLFIGTHKLMAQDKSPFEKRVFVNHKGDSLLYRILYPENYGNGKKYPMVLFLHGAGERGSDNEKQLSHGADLFLSPENRAQFPAIIVFPQCPEDKYWIDISIRKELFGKGNPDFSQSVENPSEQLDLVNELTKKLIKKERIDKKRLYVMGLSMGGFGTFETLGRWPKKYAAAIAICGGGNLSLAKKYAHHTSLWITHGGKDDIVPPVLSQRVYKILKEEGADVKYSFYPEANHNAWDPTFAEPDLLPWLFSKHK
- a CDS encoding sulfatase family protein, with protein sequence MLKRSLFLLASVLLSCIQAFGQSEKPNIVFILSDDHRYDFMGFTGAVPGLKTPNMDRIAAEGAHMNNAFVSTSLCSPSRASILTGQYAHTHTIVDNQAPLPDDLTFFPQYLQEMGYKTGFFGKWHMGNTDDMPQPGFDQWVSFRGQGTYYNPVFNINGERVPQPEGSYTSDLLTNEALNWLNSLGDEEPFMLYLSHKAVHSEFQPAKRHEGMYDTLPIITPPSMYLTATDSSEFYGDIIRAPETKVNYKDIPDWVRKQRYSWHGVDYMYHGQLPFNVFYKSYLETLMALDESIGRVMDWLEEEGLEKNTIVVYMGDNGFSFGEHGLIDKRHAYEESMKVPLLVKYPEMVKPGITIDKMVMNIDIAPTLLEVAGMSGAPEQMQGKSFVPLLEQKEVDWREKVFYEYYWEMAYPSTPTVFAVRTDQYKYIFNQGVWDINELYDIQKDPYEMNNLIRDPEYRDLSKQLRNEVWDWLENTDGTQIPLKPIRHPKLDHRFQQTY